A stretch of the Thiomicrorhabdus indica genome encodes the following:
- the dusB gene encoding tRNA dihydrouridine synthase DusB: MLKIGPYQFDNPLVLAPMAGITDAVFREICRQNGAAYTLAEMVASKKELWESKKSSTRHVNLNDPEPRAIQLLGTNPEELAEAAAWQVENGAQIIDLNMGCPAKKVCSVAAGSVLMGHPDKVQEIFTQVKNMVDVPVTVKIRTGLDSEHKNAVDIAQIAEACELDAITIHGRTRAEKFQGNAEYDTIKKVKQTVSIPVIANGDICSPEQAEFVLKYTGADGLMIGRATQGNPWLFRETNHYLTTGEMLAGPTELEFFSTLLKHIQGLHSLYGDILGPRIARKHFGWYLQNSPAGIENHQAIRRQFNQLDQAQTQLDLIKQLFAPR; this comes from the coding sequence ATGCTAAAAATCGGCCCTTATCAATTTGACAATCCTCTTGTACTCGCGCCAATGGCTGGGATTACCGATGCCGTTTTTCGAGAAATTTGTCGGCAAAATGGCGCAGCTTATACCCTTGCCGAAATGGTTGCGTCAAAAAAAGAACTTTGGGAATCGAAAAAATCCTCGACTCGCCATGTCAATCTCAATGATCCAGAACCGCGTGCGATTCAACTTTTAGGGACAAATCCTGAAGAACTCGCTGAGGCCGCTGCTTGGCAAGTTGAAAATGGTGCGCAAATTATTGATCTCAATATGGGCTGTCCGGCCAAAAAGGTCTGCTCCGTTGCCGCAGGTTCAGTCTTAATGGGTCATCCAGATAAAGTACAAGAAATTTTCACGCAAGTTAAAAACATGGTCGATGTTCCTGTTACCGTCAAAATCCGAACAGGCTTGGACTCTGAACACAAAAATGCCGTTGATATTGCACAAATTGCTGAAGCATGTGAGCTTGATGCCATCACAATTCATGGCAGAACCCGAGCAGAAAAATTTCAAGGAAATGCTGAATACGACACCATAAAAAAAGTAAAACAAACCGTATCGATTCCTGTGATTGCAAATGGTGATATTTGCAGCCCCGAGCAAGCAGAATTTGTATTAAAATACACCGGTGCTGACGGCCTGATGATTGGACGAGCAACCCAAGGCAATCCGTGGTTGTTTCGTGAAACAAATCATTACCTAACGACAGGCGAGATGCTTGCAGGCCCAACAGAGTTAGAATTTTTCAGCACCTTACTCAAACATATTCAGGGACTACATTCTCTGTATGGCGACATTCTTGGCCCTCGAATTGCACGAAAACATTTCGGCTGGTATCTGCAAAACTCACCGGCCGGTATCGAAAATCATCAAGCAATTCGCCGCCAATTTAACCAACTTGATCAAGCACAAACACAACTTGATTTAATTAAGCAACTTTTTGCCCCTCGCTAA
- the prmA gene encoding 50S ribosomal protein L11 methyltransferase: MAWIQITTDVAEPVAEPLSDMMTEIGAVSVTFMDAQDEPIYEPELGTTPIWSLTKVMSLFDAETNAKLIVETIQANMPDLKDHYFKVEAIEDKDWVREWMDQFQPMQFGQNLWIVPSWHKAPNAQAINLMLDPGMAFGTGTHPTTAMCLEWLDTNPPAGKTVIDYGCGSGILALAAQKLGATKVSGTDIDPQAIQASEQNAERNHASIDFALVQNFNSEPVDLLIANILSGPLKELASEFERLVKSGGELVLSGLLTTQADELIEHYKKFGFELSELATTDEWARLSGHKV; encoded by the coding sequence ATGGCATGGATTCAAATCACCACAGACGTAGCTGAACCCGTTGCAGAACCTTTATCCGATATGATGACGGAAATCGGAGCGGTATCTGTCACATTTATGGATGCACAAGACGAACCGATTTACGAACCAGAACTTGGCACAACCCCCATCTGGTCACTCACAAAAGTTATGTCACTGTTTGATGCTGAGACCAATGCCAAACTTATTGTTGAAACCATTCAAGCGAATATGCCAGACCTTAAAGACCATTACTTTAAAGTTGAAGCAATTGAAGACAAAGACTGGGTTAGGGAGTGGATGGATCAATTTCAACCGATGCAATTTGGTCAAAATCTCTGGATTGTGCCAAGCTGGCACAAAGCACCCAACGCCCAAGCTATTAACCTCATGTTGGATCCCGGCATGGCGTTCGGCACAGGCACTCACCCAACCACCGCGATGTGTTTAGAATGGTTAGACACAAATCCCCCGGCCGGTAAAACCGTGATTGATTACGGTTGTGGCTCTGGAATTTTAGCATTAGCCGCTCAAAAGCTTGGAGCCACCAAGGTCTCAGGAACAGATATTGATCCGCAAGCCATTCAAGCGTCAGAACAAAACGCTGAACGAAACCATGCCTCCATTGATTTTGCATTGGTTCAAAATTTTAATTCCGAGCCGGTCGATCTACTCATCGCGAACATTCTTTCTGGCCCATTAAAAGAGCTGGCAAGCGAATTTGAACGCTTAGTAAAATCCGGTGGTGAGTTAGTGCTTTCAGGCTTATTGACCACTCAGGCAGATGAATTGATTGAACACTATAAAAAATTTGGCTTTGAACTTAGTGAACTTGCCACAACGGACGAATGGGCTAGACTAAGTGGACATAAGGTTTAA
- the accC gene encoding acetyl-CoA carboxylase biotin carboxylase subunit, translating to MIEKILIANRGEIALRVLRACKELGIKTVAVHSTEDANLKHVLLADETVCIGPGPSAQSYLNVPALIAAAEVTDAEAIHPGYGFLSENADFAERVEESGFAFIGPKADTIRMMGDKVAAIKAMKAAGVPTVPGSGGPLDPKNDAENLRIAKEIGYPVIIKAAGGGGGRGMRVVHTEANLLKSVVLTSTEANNFFGNPEVYMEKFLENPRHVEIQILADGQGNAIHLGERDCSMQRRHQKVVEEAPAPGVTPEQRERIGSACVKACLDINYRGAGTFEFLYENGEFYFIEMNTRLQVEHCVTEMVTGIDLVKAQIEIAMGKPLTLKQEDIKLTGHAIECRVNAENPSKNFMPSPGKIERLHLAGGLGVRWDSHIYTGYTVPSTYDSMIGKLISFGSDRSTAIARMNTALSEMIIQGIETNINMQREIMNDGGFVEGGQNIHYLENRLEHLV from the coding sequence ATGATTGAAAAAATTCTAATTGCTAACCGCGGTGAGATCGCCTTGCGTGTATTGCGTGCCTGTAAAGAACTTGGCATTAAAACAGTTGCTGTCCACTCCACTGAAGATGCCAACCTAAAACATGTTTTACTGGCCGACGAAACCGTTTGCATTGGCCCCGGCCCTTCCGCTCAAAGTTACTTAAATGTTCCAGCCTTAATTGCTGCGGCAGAAGTGACCGATGCAGAAGCTATTCACCCTGGCTATGGCTTTTTGTCAGAAAATGCCGACTTTGCCGAACGAGTTGAAGAATCAGGTTTTGCTTTTATCGGCCCTAAAGCAGACACCATTCGCATGATGGGCGACAAAGTTGCAGCAATCAAAGCAATGAAAGCCGCTGGCGTACCGACAGTTCCAGGTTCTGGCGGCCCACTAGACCCCAAAAATGATGCAGAAAATCTAAGAATTGCCAAAGAAATTGGTTATCCAGTCATCATTAAAGCAGCCGGTGGTGGTGGTGGCCGCGGCATGCGCGTCGTTCATACAGAAGCCAACTTATTGAAATCCGTGGTTTTAACCAGTACCGAAGCCAATAACTTTTTCGGAAACCCAGAAGTTTACATGGAAAAGTTCTTAGAGAACCCACGTCACGTAGAAATCCAAATCTTGGCGGATGGTCAAGGCAATGCAATTCATCTTGGTGAACGTGATTGTTCAATGCAGCGCCGCCACCAAAAGGTCGTTGAAGAAGCCCCTGCACCGGGTGTAACACCAGAACAACGTGAAAGAATCGGTTCTGCATGCGTTAAAGCCTGTTTAGATATTAATTACCGCGGAGCTGGAACCTTTGAATTCCTATATGAAAATGGTGAGTTCTATTTCATTGAGATGAACACCCGTCTGCAAGTCGAACACTGTGTTACAGAAATGGTCACCGGCATTGACTTGGTTAAAGCGCAAATTGAAATTGCAATGGGCAAACCTCTGACTCTAAAACAAGAAGACATTAAACTCACCGGCCATGCAATTGAATGTCGAGTGAATGCTGAAAACCCTTCAAAAAACTTTATGCCTTCACCGGGTAAAATCGAACGTTTGCATTTAGCCGGTGGTTTAGGGGTTCGCTGGGATTCTCACATTTACACCGGATATACGGTTCCATCCACTTATGACTCAATGATTGGCAAATTAATTAGTTTTGGTAGCGACCGTTCAACAGCGATAGCTCGAATGAACACCGCTCTTTCAGAAATGATTATTCAAGGGATTGAGACCAACATTAACATGCAGCGTGAAATCATGAATGATGGAGGTTTTGTCGAAGGTGGTCAAAACATCCACTACCTTGAAAACCGTCTTGAACACCTAGTCTAG
- the accB gene encoding acetyl-CoA carboxylase biotin carboxyl carrier protein, translating into MDIRSIRKLIEIVEQSDIAEIEIKEGEHNIRITRSQEPTYIQAPMAAPMAAAAPQTPAMDPTPASPASTDAAPAEISGHKITSPMVGTFYEAPSPDSDPFVKVGDTVSVGDTLCILEAMKIMNPIEADTAGTIKQILGVNGEPVEYGQVLFVIE; encoded by the coding sequence ATGGACATTCGCTCTATTCGCAAATTGATTGAAATTGTCGAACAATCAGATATTGCTGAAATCGAAATTAAAGAAGGCGAACACAATATCCGTATTACACGCTCTCAAGAACCAACCTACATCCAAGCCCCAATGGCCGCTCCTATGGCAGCCGCTGCGCCACAAACACCGGCAATGGATCCGACGCCAGCATCTCCGGCTTCAACTGACGCAGCACCTGCGGAAATATCAGGACACAAAATCACCTCACCAATGGTTGGAACTTTCTATGAAGCACCGTCTCCAGATTCCGACCCATTTGTAAAAGTAGGTGATACGGTTTCTGTCGGTGACACTCTATGTATTCTTGAAGCAATGAAAATCATGAACCCAATTGAAGCAGATACAGCTGGAACCATTAAACAAATCTTGGGAGTCAATGGTGAACCAGTTGAATATGGCCAAGTGCTGTTTGTTATTGAATAA
- the aroQ gene encoding type II 3-dehydroquinate dehydratase, protein MASILVLNGPNLNMLGRREPGIYGSDTLEDIIENLEVLADEFDVDLSHFQSNAEFELIERIHLAMDDGTDFIIINPAAFTHTSIAIRDALATVAIPFIEVHISNIHQREAFRAHSYFSDLAQGVIAGLGTKGYELALQYAVEKTL, encoded by the coding sequence ATGGCTTCTATTCTTGTCTTAAATGGCCCAAATCTGAATATGCTTGGCAGACGTGAACCTGGAATTTATGGTTCCGACACGCTGGAAGATATCATCGAAAACTTGGAAGTTCTCGCCGACGAATTTGACGTGGACCTCTCACACTTCCAAAGTAATGCCGAGTTTGAACTCATTGAACGTATCCATCTCGCAATGGATGACGGCACGGATTTTATTATCATTAATCCAGCCGCTTTCACGCATACAAGCATCGCGATTCGAGATGCACTGGCAACGGTTGCTATTCCGTTTATTGAAGTTCACATTAGTAATATCCATCAACGCGAAGCTTTCCGCGCACATTCGTATTTTTCGGATTTAGCCCAAGGCGTGATTGCCGGATTAGGCACAAAAGGCTATGAACTAGCTTTGCAATATGCGGTCGAAAAGACACTGTAA